In a genomic window of Notolabrus celidotus isolate fNotCel1 unplaced genomic scaffold, fNotCel1.pri scaffold_417_arrow_ctg1, whole genome shotgun sequence:
- the LOC117809769 gene encoding secretagogin-like, which translates to MDSTVLDDLDAAAFLQIWQQFDPKDHGYIEVKQVDAFLQSMLGKSGMKSEEEPEDRIRGLRERLESSRDVTADGRLQIHELASLMLSEEENFLLLFRRETPLDNSVEFMRIWRNYDTDSSGYISAAQLKGFLGDLFLQHSESVTADRLDTYSDTMMKMFDRDKDGRLDLNDLARILALKENFLLKFKMDACSQEDRKRDFEKIFAHYDVSKTGALEGPEVDGFVKDMMELVKPSLGSTDLDKFRKALMRHCDINGDGKIQRNELALCLGLKHS; encoded by the exons atggacagcaccgTGCTGGACGATCTGGACGCTGCAGCTTTTCTGCAGATCTGGCAACAGTTTGACCCCAAAG atcACGGATACATCGAAGTGAAGCAGGTGGACGCCTTCttacaaagcatgctgggaaaatCTGGGATGAAG AGTGAGGAGGAACCCGAGGACAGAATCAgaggactgagagagagactggagTCCTCACGTGACGTCACCGCTGACGGCCGCCTGCAGATACACGAG TTGGCCTCCCTGATGCTGTCAGAGGAGGAAAACTTCCTGCTCCTGTTCCGCAGGGAGACGCCGCTGGACAACAGTGTGGAGTTCATGAgg ATCTGGAGAAACTACGACACTGACAGCAGCGGCTACAtctcagcagctcagctcaaA GGTTTCCTTGGAGACCTCTTCCTCCAGCACAGCGAGTCAGTCACCGCCGACAGACTGGACACGTACAGCGACACCATG ATGAAGATGTTTGACAGAGACAAAGATGGCAGACTGGACCTGAATGACCTCGCCAG aATTTTGGCCCTGAAAGAAAACTTCTTACTGAAGTTCAAGATGGAC GCGTGCAGCCAGGAGGACCGGAAGAGAGACTTTGAGAAGATCTTCGCTCACTACGACGTC agtaaAACAGGCGCGTTGGAAGGCCCTGAAGTGGATGGATTTGTCAAAGACATGATGGAGCTTGTGAAG CCCAGCCTCGGCAGCACAGACCTGGACAAGTTCAGGAAGGCTCTGATGCGTCACTGCGACATCAACGGGGACGGGAAGATCCAGAGGAACGAGCTGGCTCTCTGCCTCGGCCTCAAACACAGCTAA